The stretch of DNA CGTATTCCGCGGCGACATTGGCGAGACCTACCATCTCCTCCTCGGTCGCGAACGTGCTCGGAGTGCCGGCGTGAACCGCCGGCCCGCCGCGCGGGCTCGAAGAAAAACCGACGGCGCCGGCCTCGAGCGCCTCGCGCACCATCCGCTTCATCGCGTCCAGCTCTTCCGCGTTGGCCTCGCGTTGATAAGCGGCCTCCCCCATCACCGCGAGCCTCACCGGCGAATGCGGTACCAGGGCGGCGACGTTGATGCCAACCCGCCCCTTGAGATAGCCGAGATACTCCGGGAACGTCTTCCACTGCCAGTCCCTCTCGTCGACATATTTGTCGAGCACGCGGCGGAGATAGGCGACGAGGACCTTCAGCGGCTCGCTCCCGGCCGGCACGGGCGCGCACGAGGCGCCGCAGTCGCCGATCACGACCGTCGTCACGCCGAAGTTGACCACGGGGTTTCCATGCGGGTAGAGGACGAGAAAAAGATCCATGTGCGTGTGCGGGTCGATGAACCCCGGCGCGACGCCCTTGCCCCTGGCGTCGATCTCCTTCTTTCCAGGCGCGAGATTTTTTCCGATCGCGGCAATCTTCCCGTCTTCGACCGCCACGTCGGCCTCGAACCCCGCGCGCCCCGTTCCGTCGACCACAAGCCCGTTACGAACAACCAGATCGAACACCATAGGATTGCTCTCCTCTCGGAAGCACTTCGTCCTTCGACTAAGCTCAGGACGAACGGGAATGTAGCTCACGCCGTTCGTGGTGAGCCCTGTCGAACCATGAACGGGTTACATGACCGATCCGTGCAAACTACAGCTGCGTCATACCACAAAGACCGGCGCCTGCAATAGCGCTGAGGGATGAGTGGGGAAACCAGTCCTGAGCCCATGAGTGCTGAGTGGGCTGAGTCATTCCGGGCAACCCCCTCTCTGTCTCCCCCTTAGCAAGGGGGAGATTTACGAAATTTAGTGGGAGTCTGGATTCCACTTCGAGAAGCTCAGAGTGGCGAGCCCGGTCGAGCCACCGCTAAAAGCACGCGGGAATGACGGACTGCCGCTAGCTTTTCTTCTGAGATTTACGGATCTCCAACAGCGCTTCCAATTCCGGCAGCAGCATCAGGTCCTTCGTACGGCCGGCGACCTTCTTGGCTTTGATCAACCCCTCGAGTGTTAAAACCTTGCATCCTAAACCGAAAACTTCCATCTCTTCAGAAACTGGCAGCAACTTTTCATAGCTACCCAATCCTGTAACCTCACCCAGGATATCTACGTCGCCAAGGTCTGTCGTGAGAGTGAAGTTCAAACCTGATAGGAGAGCGCGCTTTCGTCCAACTGAAATGGAAGGTCCCTTGGCGCGCCGCGAAGCGCTGGGTTGAAAGGGGCTAGAGCAAGCGCGAGCTTTTTGAGATTTTCTTTTTCTCTGGAGTAGCAGACATCCAAGTCGCCGGTCACGTAGGCCGAACCGTGAAGAACCGCCGCCGCCCCGCCGATGATGACAAACTCGACACCGTGATCGTCAAGCGTTTTGAGCAGCTTCTCAACGTTGCTTGCCAGCACGGTGCCTCTGCCCCGCTTTTCTCAACTCCTCAAGGGCCTCCGCCGCCTCACAGTTCCGCTTGAGACGCTCGGTTGGCGTCCACGACAGGCGCTCATAGAGGAGGGTCAGGTCGATGCCGTGCTCCTGAGCTTTTTTCAAGGCGGGCGTCAATTTTTCGCTTCGCGCCACGAGCGGATTCTAGCACTACACAGGTGGAATCGACATAGGTAAGCGGTTGCCCGCTGTCCCTGTCACACCACCGTGCGTACGGGTCCGTACACGGCGGTTCGGCAGATTGAGCTATCCACGAGCCGCCAACGTCGGAAGACCGAGCGAGCTAAAGTAAGCATTGGGCAAAGCCATGTTGAGGGCCGGGCTGTTAGCGAGTCGCCACGGGCCGTGAGCGCTTCCAGCAGTCTGTGCCGCCAGATTCTTGCCCACGCCTCGTTTTCGCAACTCAGCAAATCGCGTCCTGCCCTGCTTCCACTGCTTCCAGGCCGTAGCACGCAGTCTGTGCCGGACCCATTCGTCAAAGCCTTGGAGCATCGAGGGCGTCTGACAGAAACCAAAATAT from Candidatus Binatia bacterium encodes:
- a CDS encoding nucleotidyltransferase is translated as MLASNVEKLLKTLDDHGVEFVIIGGAAAVLHGSAYVTGDLDVCYSREKENLKKLALALAPFNPALRGAPRDLPFQLDESALSYQV